One Poecilia reticulata strain Guanapo unplaced genomic scaffold, Guppy_female_1.0+MT scaffold_233, whole genome shotgun sequence genomic window carries:
- the isy1 gene encoding pre-mRNA-splicing factor ISY1 homolog gives MARNAEKAMTALARFRQAQLEEGKVKERRPFLASECSELPKAEKWRRQIISEISKKVAQIQNAGLGEFRIRDMNDEINKLLREKGHWEVRIKELGGPDYRRFGPRMLDHEGKEVPGNRGYKYFGAARDLPGVRELFETDPTPAQRKTRGELMKDVDAEYYGYRDEDDGVLLPLEAEYERKAVLEAVQKWRTEKESHVQQEEEEEESIYTVHNEEAEDEENREETEGEEGVGFIAHVPVPSQKEVEEALVRRKKMELLQRYASETLQAQSQEARTLLGL, from the exons ATG GCGAGGAACGCGGAGAAGGCCAT GACGGCTCTGGCCCGCTTCAGGCAGGCTCAGTTGGAGGAGGGAAAAGTCAAg GAGAGGAGACCCTTCCTGGCTTCAGAGTGCAGCGAGCTTCCAAAGGCCGAGAAATGGAGACGACAG atcatcagtGAAATCTCCAAGAAGGTTGCTCAGATCCAGAATG CTGGTCTCGGGGAGTTCCGGATCCGGGATATGAACGATGAGATCAACAAGCTGCTGAGGGAGAAAGGTCACTGGGAGGTCCGGATCAAGGAGCTGGGCGGACCCGACTACAGG CGGTTTGGGCCGAGGATGTTGGACCACGAGGGGAAGGAGGTTCCGGGGAACCGCGGCTATAAATACTTTGGCGCTGCCAGAGACCTTCCTGGAGTCAGAGAGCTGTTCGAGACCGACC CCACCCCAGCCCAGAGGAAGACGAGGGGGGAGCTGATGAAGGACGTGGACGCAGAGTACTACGGCTACCGGGACGAAGACGACGGCGTGCTGCTGCCGCTGGAGGCCGAGTACGAGAGGAAAG CCGTTTTGGAGGCGGTGCAGAAGTGGAGGACAGAGAAGGAATCGCATGttcagcaggaggaggaggaagaggagagcatCTACACCGTCCACAACGAAGAG GCGGAGGATGAGGAAAATCGGGAGGagacagagggagaggaagGAGTCGGCTTCATCGCTCATGTTCCGGTTCCGTCTCAGAAAGAG GTGGAGGAGGCACTGGTCCGGAGGAAGaagatggagctgctgcagcgctaCGCCAGCGAGACGCTTCAGGCTCAAAGCCAGGAGGCCAGAACTCTGCTGGGACTCTGA